The following proteins come from a genomic window of Vallitaleaceae bacterium 9-2:
- the rsmI gene encoding 16S rRNA (cytidine(1402)-2'-O)-methyltransferase, which yields MNEIVQGKLYLIATPIGNLDDMSFRAVKTLEAVDYILAEDTRHSIKLLNHFNISKKLISYHEHNQYTKAESIIQDLSEGKAVGLVTDAGTPGISDPGSYLVTLCQEHQIPYTIVPGPVAFANAVVLSGQNTNRMIFEGFLPTKKKERKIRLDLLATDTRTLVFYEAPHRLKATLKDFANAFGAKRSISLVRELTKMYEEVKKMTLGEAMDYYTQTDPKGEYVLVVAGMSEQEREHIEQEEYASISLEEQMEALLDQGLSKKEAIKQIAASRHMNKREVYAHFTND from the coding sequence GGAAATTTAGATGATATGAGTTTTCGTGCAGTAAAAACATTAGAGGCGGTTGATTATATTCTGGCGGAAGATACGCGCCATTCTATAAAATTATTAAACCACTTTAATATTTCAAAAAAGTTGATTTCTTATCATGAACATAATCAATATACAAAAGCAGAATCTATTATTCAGGATTTAAGCGAAGGTAAAGCGGTAGGATTAGTTACAGATGCAGGTACTCCCGGAATCTCTGACCCAGGTAGTTATTTGGTTACATTATGTCAAGAACACCAGATTCCCTATACCATTGTTCCAGGACCAGTCGCTTTTGCAAATGCAGTGGTGCTATCTGGGCAAAATACCAATCGGATGATTTTTGAAGGTTTTTTACCGACAAAAAAAAAGGAGCGAAAAATTCGATTGGACTTACTAGCGACAGATACGCGAACGCTGGTTTTTTATGAGGCGCCCCATCGCTTGAAGGCAACATTAAAAGATTTTGCGAATGCGTTTGGAGCTAAGCGTTCCATAAGTCTTGTTCGGGAATTGACCAAAATGTATGAAGAGGTTAAAAAGATGACCTTGGGAGAAGCCATGGATTATTATACCCAGACAGATCCAAAAGGCGAATACGTGTTGGTGGTTGCAGGCATGTCAGAACAAGAGCGTGAGCACATAGAGCAAGAGGAATATGCATCGATTTCTCTTGAAGAACAGATGGAAGCATTATTAGACCAAGGGTTATCTAAAAAAGAGGCCATAAAGCAAATTGCAGCTTCACGGCATATGAATAAGAGAGAGGTATATGCCCATTTTACCAATGATTAA
- a CDS encoding asparaginase: protein MKKVGVIFTGGTISMKVDERLSAAIPAMSSEEIMSMVTNIDQIAEIEVIQFARIPGPHMTPDLMLALSQCIQTALLRDDICGIIVTHGTDTLEETAYFLDLNIQSHKPIVVVGSMRNASELGYDGPSNLSAAICTAVAPDSQNKGVLVVLNNEVNAASEVTKTHTMSLDTFKSPTFGPLGIVDNNKVIYYRKKTPTQHILSDTIVNDVALIKTCAGMDDGYIHYCLSKGVKGIVLEAMGRGNIPPSMLGGLTSALQQKIPVLIVSRCPMGRVLDSYGYEGGGKMLRNLGAIFAGDLNGQKARIKLMLILSQTSDLERIRKLFEDEFYG, encoded by the coding sequence ATGAAAAAAGTCGGAGTCATTTTTACAGGCGGAACTATATCCATGAAAGTTGATGAACGCCTCTCTGCAGCTATTCCAGCTATGAGTAGCGAAGAAATCATGTCCATGGTTACGAACATTGATCAAATCGCTGAAATTGAAGTTATCCAGTTTGCCCGTATTCCCGGTCCACATATGACGCCGGATTTGATGTTAGCGCTTTCACAGTGTATTCAAACTGCATTATTAAGGGATGATATCTGCGGCATAATTGTCACCCACGGAACAGATACACTCGAAGAAACTGCATATTTTTTGGACCTAAACATTCAAAGTCACAAACCGATTGTCGTCGTTGGTTCTATGCGCAATGCTTCTGAACTTGGTTATGACGGTCCAAGTAATCTATCGGCAGCCATCTGTACAGCTGTAGCACCCGATTCACAAAACAAAGGTGTCCTTGTTGTCCTTAATAATGAAGTCAACGCTGCTTCTGAGGTAACCAAAACCCATACTATGAGCCTTGACACTTTTAAGTCTCCAACCTTTGGTCCTTTGGGTATTGTTGATAATAATAAAGTTATCTATTATCGAAAAAAAACACCTACACAACATATTCTTAGCGATACCATCGTAAATGATGTAGCGCTTATAAAAACGTGTGCAGGTATGGATGATGGTTATATTCATTACTGTCTCTCAAAAGGCGTGAAAGGGATTGTTCTTGAAGCCATGGGTCGTGGTAATATTCCCCCGTCGATGCTTGGTGGTCTAACGTCTGCCTTACAGCAAAAAATTCCTGTGCTCATTGTTTCAAGATGTCCCATGGGACGTGTTCTAGATTCCTATGGCTACGAAGGTGGCGGTAAAATGCTTCGCAATCTTGGTGCGATTTTTGCCGGAGACCTCAATGGACAAAAAGCCCGAATCAAACTGATGCTCATCCTTAGTCAAACCTCAGATTTAGAACGTATTCGCAAACTCTTTGAAGATGAATTTTATGGTTAA
- a CDS encoding EAL domain-containing protein, translating into MFIARQPIFNKDLKIYGYELLFRADVNSQQFNQSSSISATASVVGGLFENGIEQIVGTSKAFVNFDYDFIMSEGMELIDPETLVIEVLETVEVDEAFIRRLHDLKKLGYKIALDDFDKSYLDYPIVPIADIIKYDIMITPLETIQHDVKEALSQHKIILAEKIETNEEFQKAKEMGFHLFQGFFFSKPKIIGNSNIKQSSKVQYSQIIHELQQEEPSFDRITAIIVSDLNLAYRLLKVMSHKKENDMYNSIKKILLVMGFKELERWINVLMLQEFSQEKPAELTRLSLIRAKFSEYIAQHSSLNAYSDQIAMMCLFSMLDVLLEQSMASALEGMLLPENIYDALVYKEGKFAIICQLIMAYEKGKWVEVADLATKINMDCELLSDGYLKALRWTNKVMNLFS; encoded by the coding sequence ATGTTTATAGCTAGGCAACCAATTTTTAATAAAGACTTGAAGATATATGGTTATGAGCTCTTGTTTAGGGCAGATGTGAATAGTCAACAGTTTAACCAGTCTTCATCGATTTCGGCGACAGCATCTGTTGTGGGAGGCTTGTTTGAAAATGGAATAGAACAAATTGTCGGAACCTCCAAAGCCTTTGTCAATTTCGATTATGATTTTATCATGTCAGAGGGTATGGAATTAATTGACCCGGAGACACTTGTTATAGAGGTTCTTGAGACCGTAGAGGTTGATGAGGCGTTTATCAGGCGCCTTCACGATCTGAAAAAATTAGGTTATAAAATCGCATTAGATGATTTTGATAAAAGTTATCTTGATTATCCGATCGTTCCCATTGCTGATATCATCAAATATGATATTATGATTACCCCTCTAGAAACCATTCAACACGATGTAAAGGAAGCGTTATCCCAACACAAAATCATCTTAGCAGAGAAAATCGAAACAAATGAAGAATTTCAAAAGGCTAAAGAAATGGGATTTCACCTATTCCAAGGCTTTTTTTTTAGTAAGCCAAAAATCATAGGAAATTCTAATATCAAGCAATCGTCTAAAGTTCAGTATTCTCAAATTATTCATGAGCTTCAACAAGAAGAGCCATCGTTTGACAGAATAACAGCGATTATTGTATCCGACTTAAATTTAGCGTATCGCTTGCTAAAAGTGATGAGTCATAAAAAAGAAAATGACATGTATAATTCCATCAAGAAAATTTTGCTGGTCATGGGATTTAAGGAATTAGAACGATGGATCAATGTCTTAATGCTACAAGAGTTTTCCCAAGAAAAGCCGGCAGAACTTACGCGTCTGTCATTAATCAGAGCTAAGTTTAGTGAGTATATTGCGCAACACAGTAGCCTTAATGCATATAGTGATCAAATAGCCATGATGTGTCTGTTTAGCATGTTGGATGTCCTTTTAGAGCAGTCTATGGCATCCGCACTTGAAGGTATGTTATTGCCGGAAAATATTTATGATGCATTGGTGTATAAAGAGGGAAAGTTTGCCATCATATGTCAACTAATCATGGCCTATGAAAAAGGAAAATGGGTTGAAGTGGCGGACTTGGCAACGAAGATCAACATGGATTGTGAGTTGCTATCCGATGGATATCTTAAAGCCCTAAGATGGACAAATAAGGTCATGAATCTATTTAGTTAG
- a CDS encoding sugar ABC transporter permease, whose amino-acid sequence MKNQQKQALYGYLYIAPSLILISIFSLIPILMTLYFSFTDYNIIQAPTFTGLKNYIRMLGDPFVVSSMKNTFIFTLFVVPTQTILSMVIASVLAQKFQNKLGGFIKSSLFIPVISSTILVGTLWSFLLATDTGIINTFLALIGLDKVNWLGTKFTSLLSVCLVSIWKNVGYFLVIFYAGIMEIPKMLYESGQVDGANKYQQFWYITMPMLKPITFLVVTLGTIWSFQIFDLVYVMTGGGPGRSTITLVMTIYNTAFKEFSMGYASTISLLLLVFIVIISSIQKLLFKDNY is encoded by the coding sequence CAACAAAAGCAAGCCCTATATGGATATCTATATATTGCTCCAAGCCTTATACTGATTTCCATCTTTTCACTTATACCTATTCTGATGACCCTATACTTTAGTTTCACAGACTACAATATTATCCAGGCACCCACATTCACCGGATTAAAAAATTATATTCGAATGCTTGGTGACCCCTTTGTCGTCTCATCAATGAAGAACACCTTTATCTTCACCCTTTTTGTGGTACCGACACAAACCATCCTTTCCATGGTAATTGCCTCGGTACTTGCACAAAAATTCCAAAATAAACTTGGTGGGTTTATCAAGAGTTCTCTTTTTATTCCGGTGATTTCTTCAACCATTCTTGTCGGAACCCTTTGGAGCTTTCTTCTGGCTACAGATACAGGCATTATCAATACTTTTCTTGCATTGATTGGTCTAGATAAGGTCAACTGGCTGGGTACCAAGTTCACCTCCCTGTTGAGTGTATGCCTCGTCTCTATTTGGAAAAATGTCGGCTATTTTCTAGTCATCTTTTATGCGGGCATCATGGAAATTCCTAAGATGCTTTATGAATCCGGACAAGTGGACGGTGCCAATAAATACCAACAATTTTGGTATATCACCATGCCCATGTTAAAACCTATTACCTTCCTTGTTGTAACCCTAGGAACCATTTGGTCGTTTCAAATCTTTGACCTCGTATATGTCATGACCGGTGGTGGACCCGGTCGTTCGACAATTACTTTGGTTATGACCATCTATAATACAGCCTTCAAAGAATTTAGTATGGGCTATGCCAGTACAATTTCTCTGCTGCTGCTTGTTTTTATTGTCATCATATCCAGCATTCAAAAACTTTTGTTTAAAGATAATTATTAA
- a CDS encoding DUF4091 domain-containing protein, producing MKDFEFLLVSSLEKVFPHQRPQPLHASPSLTCLKNDPLSVQLAYTFHKSLTGVPRDKIHVSVTCETIPDILIRTVDYVPSLLPAYEAYDDNYLTTRPGVFPDLLTPIAPDTKLMVIPGQWRCLWIDIIPNQKTLPMAHRIKIHITDEANQTLWTKELCLDVIDALLPEQQLIHTEWFHADCLADYYGVEVFSPTHWEIIDHFIATASRHGMNMLLTPIFTPPLDTAIGGERTTVQLIDVYLENDSYRFDFNKLLQWIHLCQKNGIKYLEIAHLFTQWGAKYTPKIMAYKDDQYVQIFGWDVPATSPSYQNFMDSFLPQLLATLKKEGFTQENTYFHISDEPTSEHLDSYQAAKAVVAHHLEGYPIIDALSSYDFYQKGLIPKPIPANDHIQPFLDHAVANLWVYYCCAQNINVCNRFMSMPSARNRILGVLLYVFDIEGFLHWGYNFYSTQYSVKKINPYCVTDAGEAFPSGDPFLVYPGKDYKPQESIRLMVLSEAMRDLRALRLLESLTSRTYVLELVHKDLDMPITFNQYPKSPTYIEKLRNAINRTIEKKLS from the coding sequence ATGAAAGATTTTGAATTTTTGCTCGTTAGTTCCTTAGAAAAAGTTTTTCCTCACCAAAGACCCCAACCTCTCCATGCCTCTCCATCACTAACATGCTTAAAAAACGATCCACTATCCGTTCAACTAGCTTATACCTTTCATAAAAGTTTAACCGGCGTACCAAGGGATAAGATTCATGTATCTGTTACATGTGAGACTATACCAGATATTCTTATACGCACCGTCGACTATGTGCCCTCACTTTTGCCCGCCTATGAAGCCTACGATGACAACTACCTGACTACGCGTCCTGGTGTCTTTCCTGATTTACTAACTCCGATAGCGCCTGATACAAAGCTTATGGTTATCCCTGGCCAATGGCGTTGTCTATGGATTGATATTATACCCAATCAAAAGACTCTTCCCATGGCTCACCGTATCAAGATTCATATCACCGATGAGGCAAATCAGACCTTATGGACTAAAGAGTTATGCCTTGATGTCATTGATGCCTTGTTGCCTGAACAACAACTCATTCATACCGAATGGTTTCACGCTGATTGTCTCGCTGATTATTATGGAGTGGAAGTCTTTAGTCCGACCCATTGGGAGATTATTGACCACTTCATCGCAACGGCATCACGCCATGGAATGAATATGCTTTTGACCCCTATCTTCACACCACCACTCGATACAGCCATCGGCGGTGAACGAACGACCGTCCAGCTCATTGATGTTTATCTTGAAAATGATAGTTATCGTTTTGATTTTAATAAGCTTCTTCAATGGATACACTTATGCCAAAAAAATGGCATCAAATACCTTGAGATTGCCCATCTTTTTACACAATGGGGGGCAAAATACACACCAAAAATCATGGCCTATAAGGATGATCAATACGTTCAGATTTTTGGCTGGGACGTCCCTGCAACCAGCCCATCCTATCAAAACTTTATGGACAGCTTTCTTCCACAGCTCTTAGCGACACTGAAAAAAGAAGGTTTTACACAAGAAAACACTTATTTTCACATATCCGATGAACCAACGTCTGAACATTTAGACTCCTATCAAGCCGCCAAAGCCGTGGTAGCACATCACCTCGAAGGCTACCCGATAATTGATGCCCTAAGTAGTTATGACTTTTACCAAAAAGGTCTTATACCTAAGCCGATTCCTGCCAATGATCATATTCAGCCCTTTTTAGACCATGCTGTTGCTAATTTATGGGTCTACTATTGCTGCGCACAAAATATCAATGTCTGCAACCGTTTTATGTCCATGCCTTCCGCAAGGAATCGTATTCTTGGCGTTTTACTTTATGTCTTTGATATTGAAGGTTTTTTACACTGGGGGTATAACTTCTATAGCACACAATACTCCGTAAAAAAAATCAACCCCTATTGTGTTACGGATGCAGGAGAAGCTTTTCCTTCAGGTGATCCTTTTCTGGTCTATCCCGGCAAAGACTATAAGCCTCAAGAATCCATTCGCCTCATGGTTTTGTCCGAAGCGATGCGTGATCTTCGTGCCTTACGCCTTTTAGAATCCCTCACTAGCCGCACCTATGTTCTTGAACTTGTTCATAAAGACCTTGATATGCCAATAACATTTAATCAATATCCAAAAAGTCCAACCTACATCGAAAAATTGAGAAATGCTATTAATCGAACCATCGAAAAAAAACTTTCATAA
- a CDS encoding carbohydrate ABC transporter permease — MNKNTRKISLNYMILVTLLMLIALFAITPFAYMLITSLRQTSSLDLDIQFNALDFTNYSRVVKNFNLLTNFKNSLIVTVCSCLLNAIIASMAAYGFAKKDFPGNKFLFNIYLITLMIPGQVTLIPVFTIMRKLNMLNTYPALIIPILNAFGVFLIKQFMESLPDELLEAARIDGCSEFRIFYLIVIPIIKPVLVSLTVFTFITSWNDFIWPLVIATDSKMHTLTLAISTLKGSYSTNYGLVMAGSTIAFLPPFILYIFLQKQFIEGIAMSGIKG; from the coding sequence TTGAATAAAAACACACGAAAAATAAGCCTAAACTATATGATTCTGGTGACGCTTCTGATGTTGATTGCCCTTTTTGCAATAACACCATTTGCCTATATGCTAATCACATCCCTGCGTCAAACCAGTTCCCTTGATTTGGACATCCAATTTAACGCCTTGGATTTTACCAACTATTCTCGGGTCGTTAAAAATTTTAATCTGTTGACCAATTTTAAAAACAGCCTCATCGTCACTGTTTGTTCTTGTTTGCTCAATGCCATCATCGCATCCATGGCTGCCTATGGTTTTGCAAAAAAAGACTTTCCGGGTAATAAGTTTCTGTTCAATATTTACCTGATTACGCTGATGATTCCGGGACAAGTCACACTGATTCCAGTATTTACTATTATGCGAAAGTTAAATATGCTCAATACCTATCCTGCATTAATCATTCCGATTCTCAATGCTTTTGGGGTGTTTTTAATCAAGCAATTTATGGAATCCTTACCGGATGAGCTTCTCGAAGCCGCTAGAATTGATGGATGCTCTGAATTTAGAATTTTTTATCTAATTGTCATCCCCATTATCAAGCCTGTTCTCGTGTCATTGACCGTCTTTACCTTTATTACCTCTTGGAATGATTTTATATGGCCCTTAGTCATTGCAACCGATAGCAAGATGCATACCTTAACGCTTGCCATATCAACCCTAAAAGGAAGCTACTCAACCAACTACGGCCTAGTTATGGCCGGTTCCACTATTGCATTTTTACCCCCGTTTATATTGTATATTTTTTTACAAAAACAATTTATTGAAGGTATTGCAATGAGTGGAATCAAAGGATAA
- the yedF gene encoding sulfurtransferase-like selenium metabolism protein YedF: MINTKNNKILQKINRKTIRKDEKKMRTVYILNNEFMGHGDDELGHKLMGAFLKKVWIRKEKPHAIIFYNSAVKLLAEGSMYLDALNGLQDAGVDLIACGTCIDFYGLSDTIKVGRVSGMEEIVDITQQVESVVTI; encoded by the coding sequence ATGATTAATACAAAAAATAATAAAATTCTACAGAAAATAAATAGAAAAACAATACGAAAGGATGAAAAAAAGATGAGAACAGTGTATATCTTGAACAATGAATTTATGGGACATGGAGATGACGAATTAGGTCATAAGCTGATGGGCGCTTTTCTAAAAAAAGTGTGGATCCGAAAAGAAAAACCTCATGCCATCATCTTTTATAATTCGGCAGTCAAACTTCTAGCAGAAGGCTCCATGTATTTAGATGCGCTTAATGGTCTACAAGATGCAGGCGTTGATCTTATTGCCTGTGGTACCTGTATTGATTTTTATGGATTATCTGATACTATAAAAGTTGGTAGAGTTAGCGGGATGGAAGAGATTGTCGATATCACTCAGCAGGTTGAATCGGTGGTTACAATTTAA